In Pseudomonadota bacterium, a genomic segment contains:
- a CDS encoding GNAT family N-acetyltransferase, translating to MTKFFIETERLILRKPDGSELSAVQDFYETDRSRFVGGPAPRPDSWRKAAMFFGHWNLRGYGLFTVIRKDQDRAIGLIGPWYPEGWADHEIGWHIWRAEDEGHGFATEAGRAALGWARDTLGWTRVVSYIAEGNAASIAVAERMGARLDPAAAHPSTGPCLVYMHPEAAA from the coding sequence ATGACCAAGTTCTTCATCGAAACCGAGCGCCTGATCCTGCGCAAGCCCGATGGCAGCGAACTGTCCGCCGTGCAGGACTTCTACGAGACCGATCGCAGCCGCTTCGTCGGCGGCCCGGCGCCGCGTCCCGACAGCTGGCGCAAGGCGGCGATGTTCTTCGGCCATTGGAACCTCCGGGGCTACGGGCTCTTTACCGTCATTCGCAAGGACCAGGACCGCGCGATCGGCCTCATCGGCCCGTGGTATCCCGAAGGATGGGCCGACCATGAGATCGGCTGGCACATCTGGCGCGCCGAGGATGAAGGCCATGGCTTTGCCACCGAGGCTGGACGCGCCGCGCTCGGCTGGGCGCGGGACACACTCGGCTGGACGCGCGTGGTCAGCTACATCGCGGAGGGCAATGCCGCCTCCATCGCCGTTGCGGAACGCATGGGCGCACGGCTCGATCCCGCGGCCGCGCATC
- the ffh gene encoding signal recognition particle protein — protein MFENLSDRLSGVFDRLTKQGALSEDDVKTALREVRVALLEADVSLTVARDFVKAVQEKATGQAVTKSVTPGQQVVKIVHDELVHVLAGEGEPGSLKIDNPPAPLLMVGLQGGGKTTTTAKLAKRLSEREGKRVLMASLDVNRPAAMDQLAILGTQIGVDTLPIVKGQDPVAIAKRAKQQAAMGGYDVYMLDTAGRLSIDEELMTQVEQVRDVATPRETILVVDGLTGQDAVNTAQNFDDRIGITGVVLTRMDGDGRGGAALSMRAVTGKPIKFVGLGEKMDALETFEPERIAGRILGMGDIVSLVEKAQEVVEQEQAERMMKRFQKGQFNMNDLKMQLEQMMKMGGMEGMMSMMPGVGKMKGQMAEAGIDDKMLKRQVALIQSMTKKERANPQLLQASRKKRIAKGAGLEVQELNRLLKQHRQMSDMMKKLGRKGGKGLMKQLGGMFGMKGGPSEAEIAAAQAQMGKMGAMPRGTGAGGLPGLGGPALPPGLSGFGKKK, from the coding sequence ATGTTCGAGAATCTGTCAGACCGCCTCTCTGGCGTCTTCGACCGGCTGACGAAGCAGGGCGCACTGAGCGAGGACGACGTCAAGACCGCGCTCCGCGAGGTGCGGGTGGCTCTGCTCGAAGCGGATGTGTCGCTCACCGTGGCGCGGGACTTCGTGAAGGCTGTTCAGGAGAAGGCCACCGGGCAGGCCGTGACGAAATCGGTCACGCCGGGCCAGCAGGTCGTCAAGATCGTCCATGACGAGCTGGTCCACGTCCTTGCAGGCGAAGGAGAGCCTGGGTCGCTCAAGATCGATAACCCGCCCGCGCCGCTCCTCATGGTGGGCCTCCAGGGCGGCGGTAAGACGACGACGACGGCGAAGCTCGCCAAACGGCTGAGCGAGCGCGAAGGCAAGCGCGTGCTCATGGCCTCGCTCGACGTTAACCGCCCGGCGGCCATGGATCAGCTCGCGATCCTGGGCACCCAAATCGGGGTCGACACGCTGCCCATCGTGAAGGGACAGGACCCCGTCGCCATCGCCAAGCGCGCCAAGCAGCAGGCCGCGATGGGGGGCTATGACGTCTACATGCTCGACACAGCGGGCAGGCTTTCGATCGACGAAGAGCTGATGACGCAGGTGGAGCAGGTCCGCGACGTGGCCACCCCGCGCGAAACCATCCTCGTCGTCGACGGCCTCACCGGCCAGGACGCCGTGAACACCGCGCAGAACTTCGACGACCGCATCGGCATCACCGGCGTCGTGCTGACGCGGATGGATGGCGACGGGCGCGGCGGTGCGGCCCTTTCCATGCGCGCGGTTACGGGCAAGCCCATCAAGTTCGTCGGCCTCGGCGAAAAGATGGACGCGCTCGAGACCTTCGAGCCCGAGCGCATCGCGGGCCGCATCCTCGGCATGGGCGACATCGTCTCTCTCGTGGAGAAGGCGCAGGAAGTCGTCGAGCAGGAACAGGCCGAGCGCATGATGAAGCGCTTCCAGAAGGGCCAGTTCAACATGAACGACCTCAAGATGCAGCTCGAGCAGATGATGAAGATGGGCGGTATGGAGGGCATGATGTCCATGATGCCCGGCGTCGGAAAGATGAAGGGGCAGATGGCCGAGGCCGGCATCGACGACAAGATGCTCAAGCGGCAGGTCGCCCTCATCCAGTCCATGACGAAGAAGGAGCGCGCCAATCCGCAGCTCCTCCAGGCGTCCCGCAAGAAGCGCATCGCCAAGGGCGCGGGGCTCGAAGTGCAGGAGCTCAACCGCCTCCTCAAGCAGCACCGCCAGATGTCGGACATGATGAAGAAGCTCGGCCGCAAGGGCGGCAAGGGCCTCATGAAGCAGCTCGGCGGCATGTTCGGCATGAAGGGCGGACCGTCGGAGGCGGAGATCGCCGCCGCGCAGGCGCAGATGGGCAAGATGGGCGCGATGCCCCGTGGCACCGGTGCGGGCGGTCTGCCCGGCCTTGGCGGGCCCGCCCTGCCCCCGGGTCTCAGCGGGTTCGGGAAGAAGAAGTGA
- a CDS encoding DoxX family protein: MLRPTRLALTALLSLAFLYYGLRKLTGDPRDVMLYAELGFGQWIRFVTGSVETFGALALWPALTARWAALVLTGTMVTGLSAITTFTSLPFAHLILLLIATLVLSALHWVPRLR, encoded by the coding sequence ATGCTGAGACCGACCCGACTGGCGCTGACGGCGCTCCTCTCCCTCGCCTTCCTCTACTATGGCCTGCGCAAACTCACGGGCGATCCGCGGGACGTGATGCTCTATGCCGAGCTCGGCTTCGGGCAGTGGATCCGCTTCGTGACGGGCTCCGTGGAGACGTTCGGCGCGCTGGCGCTCTGGCCTGCGCTCACGGCCCGCTGGGCGGCGCTGGTGCTGACGGGCACGATGGTGACCGGGCTCTCCGCGATCACGACCTTCACGAGCTTGCCCTTCGCCCACCTCATCCTTCTGCTCATCGCCACGCTTGTGCTCAGCGCGCTGCACTGGGTCCCGCGCCTGAGGTGA
- a CDS encoding NAD(P)H-dependent oxidoreductase encodes MAQTILRIDASARKEGSVTRDLTEKVTARLGAERVITRDLSDGIDLLDEGWLAANWTAPNERSAAQKAALAGSDTLIEELMAADTLVIGAPIYNFGIPAALKAWIDQVARAGITFKYTDTGPQGLLEGKRAIIVTASGGTKVGSEIDFATGYLKFALGFIGITDVELVAADQMALDAEASLKSANDRVEALAA; translated from the coding sequence ATGGCACAGACCATCCTCCGCATCGACGCCTCCGCCCGCAAGGAAGGCTCCGTGACCCGCGACCTCACCGAGAAGGTCACGGCCCGCCTCGGCGCCGAGCGCGTCATCACCCGCGACCTCAGCGACGGGATCGACCTCCTCGACGAAGGCTGGCTCGCGGCCAACTGGACCGCGCCGAACGAGCGCAGCGCCGCGCAGAAAGCCGCGCTCGCGGGTTCGGACACGCTCATCGAAGAACTTATGGCGGCCGACACGCTCGTCATCGGCGCACCGATCTACAATTTCGGCATCCCCGCCGCTCTGAAGGCCTGGATCGACCAGGTGGCGCGCGCCGGCATCACCTTCAAATACACCGACACCGGACCGCAAGGCCTCCTCGAGGGCAAGCGCGCCATAATCGTCACCGCCTCGGGCGGCACGAAGGTCGGCTCCGAGATCGATTTCGCCACGGGTTACCTCAAGTTCGCCCTGGGCTTCATCGGGATCACCGACGTGGAGCTCGTCGCCGCCGACCAGATGGCGCTCGATGCTGAGGCGAGCCTGAAATCGGCCAATGATCGGGTGGAGGCGCTTGCGGCGTAA